The following are encoded together in the Paludisphaera mucosa genome:
- a CDS encoding DUF7009 family protein gives MKLRLKGNSIRVRLDRRDLQTLLDEGRVEDALRFGPARAFSYAVELGPAPRERPTASYAADRLTIRIDPEDARAWRLGGRVGFDHAQAVDGGVVRVLLEKDFACLDRPPGQEADDAHAFPNPSTSC, from the coding sequence ATGAAGCTGCGACTCAAGGGGAACTCGATCCGCGTCCGGCTGGATCGCCGCGACCTCCAGACGCTGCTCGACGAGGGCCGCGTCGAGGACGCCCTGCGGTTCGGCCCGGCTCGGGCCTTCTCGTACGCCGTGGAGCTGGGCCCCGCCCCCCGCGAGCGGCCGACGGCCTCCTACGCCGCCGACCGCCTCACGATCCGGATCGACCCCGAGGACGCCCGCGCCTGGCGACTCGGCGGCCGCGTCGGCTTCGACCACGCGCAGGCCGTCGACGGCGGCGTCGTCCGCGTCCTCCTGGAGAAGGACTTCGCGTGCCTCGACCGCCCCCCGGGGCAGGAGGCGGACGACGCCCACGCCTTCCCCAACCCGTCGACCTCCTGCTAG